In Subdoligranulum variabile, the genomic stretch AAGAGCAGGACGAAGAAAATCCCGAACAGAACGATAACGGAAAGTAAAATATTCATACAGCGCCCTCCTTACTTGATCTCGATGCCGGTGAAGTCTTCCACCAGGTTGATGATCTGCGCCACGATGGTGAAGACGCCGGCGATGGGCGCCATGGCGTAGACCAGGCTGCGGGGGATGCCCAGCAGCGAGGAGAACTCCTGCCGGGCGCTGACGGCCAGGTTGATGCCGCCCATGACCATGACGAAGATGGCGAACAGCAGCACCAGGACATCCGAGAAGATGACCAGGGCGCGCCGGGCGGCGGGTTTCATCTTGGCCTGCACGAAGAGCAGGGCCATATGCTGGCGGGAGTTGAAGGCGTAAGCCGCGCCGATGAAGCAGATCCAGATCAGCAGGTAGCGGATGATCTCTTCGGTGAAGTCGGCGGGATTGTTCAGGACGTAGCGGGTGAACACCTGGTAGATGACCAGCACGCTCATCGTGATCAGAATGATCGCCGCAATGGTGGAAAGCAGCGCGTTGATGCCGCGCCGGATCTTGGTCATAAGTTCGATCATGCGTTTTTCCCCCTTACTTGTTGGCTTCGATGATGTCGACGACTTCCTGGACCTCCGGATACTGGGCACAGTAGTCATCCACCATGCTGGCGGTGGCTTCCTGGAAGGCTTC encodes the following:
- a CDS encoding TRAP transporter small permease; the protein is MIELMTKIRRGINALLSTIAAIILITMSVLVIYQVFTRYVLNNPADFTEEIIRYLLIWICFIGAAYAFNSRQHMALLFVQAKMKPAARRALVIFSDVLVLLFAIFVMVMGGINLAVSARQEFSSLLGIPRSLVYAMAPIAGVFTIVAQIINLVEDFTGIEIK